The Telopea speciosissima isolate NSW1024214 ecotype Mountain lineage chromosome 11, Tspe_v1, whole genome shotgun sequence genome includes the window AGTCAATAGCTAACAAAATATCATGGCCATTTGCTAGCTTCTATCGTTGTGATCAAAAGCTGCATCACCTCACTGGAGGCAATTTGCTCCTCTAAGGATTTAATCCCTAAGGACCATTACCACTTGAAAGCCCTGAAGCAGTCCCCTTGTTGCTTCCACTCTGTTCCTACACCACCAAAATTCATATCCACAAACATAAGTTGATTATGCACATAAATAAGGGCCGTAGAGCTCACCAGACAATCAAACTTGTTAAACAACTCATCAATGACTAAAACAACGTGATCCTCATCTGGCAGTTTAGAGAAGAGATCACACAATGGGGCATAAGTCAGAATTGAATTTGAAGTAGAGGCGATACTAAAACGTGTAGCTGAGGGAGAATCAATAAGGTCTGTTGCACAAATAAATGTGTTCTTGAATTTACGAGGTCTCCCTCTCTGCAACACAAGAAATTGTAATGAATACGAAGAACTCTGCAAAATCTTTATTGATTGATTAAGTAATTGATCTATCCTTCTTATGGCACTATGACCTCTTTTTATACATGTTTCTCCCACGACTTCCTTTCCAAAGACGTGCGAGATTGCCTTCCTTTTCCCCCAGATGATTGAGTCATTCTAGGCTTTGGATAGTACCTGGAGGCGTGATCCCATCCTGATTTCCTGCCTTTAAGAGTCTTCCCATACATGGAGTGTAGTTACCATTCTTAACGCCATTGGGATTCTTTCCAACTAACTTTGCTGATGTGTCTATCCAGGTTTTACCTAGCCTCATATGATATATGAGTCTTTGACGGAATATGCTTCTCGGGCCCCACTCTTCCACGTGTCACCTGGTAACTGGTTCGATACAATATGGTGTATCAAGGTCCAGCAAATAAAAATCCTTAATCCTCATACAAATTGTTAAGAACAATAAAGGGGTCAGGAGAACTATTCCGAAAAAGAACTTGATTTCGATAATCCCAGATGAAATATAGGGTGATGAGAAATACATTGAAAAACCATCTACATTCCAAAGAGGATGAGAGGTTAGAGAGAGAAGATCTAAAAAGACCCGAAAGAGAATCAtgtaaggatgtaaacggattgaatATGGTCGGATAGtgacattatcatattcatatctgattatattcggacggattcgaataataTTCTATTAGTTTTCAGATGGATTCAAATAATATCCTATCTATTGACGTCTTTactgttttgttgatgagggttatGGTTGAGACTTGtgagttcaacaactaccctttcttctacttttcttagcctttgatttgattttcttacgttttcTACATTTggttttatcttgtatttattttaatagatatgtgatttcatgtatcacaatgcataaaacaatatatatacactaatagaaaatctagaaaaagaatcacatcaacttaacttataaaattataaaaaataaaaaatcttaatCGAATAGACATTTTATTACCATccgattgctaaacgaatcagaTAATAATCAGTCGGATAGGAGGactatcatattcatatccgattagttttcaaACGGATTCAGATTCTCCTAACTCTCCTCACCTAATAGGGAACatatatgtcatttcataagaggaaagaaagagacacAAGGAGGCGTTAACGTATGTTGTACAGCTTGGCAACaatctttctcccataaaacaataagagttggggggggggggggagaatggatcatctacaTGTATCAACTGGTGACCGCACAAGTGAGAAGCCAActacctgtcctatttttgccatttacaaggggaggagtggtttttatggaaacaaaattaaaatatgattgactctcacatgtacgttcacctattgaAACGTGCAGAGGAACCGTACTcatttggggggtggggggtgtcAGTCGTTATCTCTAATTAATTTCTAAAGGTGGAGTAATTTAGAGGTTTGTTGATGCTGAAGACCATTTAATACTGTCATGTTCATTTGGACCACAGGGTTTACTTTAGATCAAGCCCGATGGGGAACAACCATGATAGCTAAGAAAATCTATGATGTGATTATTATAGAATCTTAAATGCAATTAAATTGACTGTACCCTAACTTTATCCATAATAGAGTTTCAACTTTAAAGAATGATGTAGATGGTGTTTCAGTTGGTTCTCTTTCAATATATAATGTCTTATTCATGGTGACCTAATTAAACTAAGTCAAACATATAGATCAAGTCAATTTTGTGTTAATTAAAATTGAGGTCATATCTTTACCTTTCAAAACTTGATAAGAAATGAAGTCTTGTTTAAGAAAATGAAACTTAGCTAACTCCTATTTATACCTTATCTACCCTCTTACTTGTACGGATGTGTCCTTTATCTTCGAGGATTATTATGGACTGTTATATATGATTGATTATGTTATTATTTGTGATGGTAGTTTTGATCCAACGTCAGACAACTCTGGTTAGCCAACAAGTCTTAGATCTACTTTATAGTTTGCTCTAGTATCTTAATTTTGATCATGTCTTGTAGTAAATCCACAAGAGTCGGAGGTTCGGGGACTACTACTTGGATACAGAAGGTGTAGGAATTAGGATGGACACAAATGATAGTCTGGACGGACAAAGGAATAATGAAGGTTGGGCATGGAAAATGTTTAATCGTCTCTTAGATGTGTTATATTTGATAAAATCTTTTTGTTATAATATTATCAAACAAGGTAGAGATAGAATAGggaataaagaaggaaaaaaacttTGTGGAACAATATTAATATGTCTAAAtacttaatttttaattaattaaattttatatattctcattttaaaaaataaaatggaagtCGAATCGAAAAAAACCAACAAACCAAATTGAATCGGACCAAGCTCTTAAATTTGTAAACCTATATTAATCTCTATAATTGAAACTCGGTAGGTCTAATTAATTTGACTAGGAAGACGTTTCAAATACCATATATACATGAGTTACTAGACATGCCAGTTTGATGTATCCCATTTGATATCTACGAATGCAAGAATCGACAAACTCGATTCCATGTTGTTCACAAAAGGTCGGGTATTCGTTTTCATCTCCGATTATTCAATAATTTTCACAAGCACAAATTCCACTGTTGATAGACTCAAAAAATCTTTCATATAACAATCCATCATTTTTCCTATTTATTGGTgttgtaatgaaaagtataggTTTTTGTCACATCTCCAACCATTTCCCTATTAAGTACCAGTAATGGTCCCTTTCCTTCACTTGGTTGTCAAAATTTAAATCAAATGTTGTAATGAATCATAACAGAAGTTGAATATTTGGTCCACAATAATAAATCCACTGACTTGTGCACATGACTTAGCTGCACACTGAGAGTCTTCTAAGTATTCCATGGTTTGAATTTGGCCATTGGTCCTCCACATGGTGAAAAAAAGAGATTTAATATAAAGGATACAGGATAGGAGAGCATCCTTAAATCACTATTATCTTACCTTAATTAGTATTAGATCTTAAATGTTCTGCCCCGTATGGTAGGAAGTCGATAATACCCCTCAATCTCCCTTGACTACAGTTGTGTTCAATGCACGGTTGCACACAAAACCTCAGATAAAGACAAgagggggttgaaatgaccaaaactcCCACTCCCTATTTGATGAATGGTTCAAGCGCCATATGCAACAGAACATGAACCCCTTCCTCTATAAATAGTAaattaaatttatattttcaatttggGCAAGAGAATGTTACCCGATTATGTAGCTCCTACACCAGTGCAATAACCAATAAAAATACACATAGAACAATTGATTTGGATGCGATTTCTGATTTCATTAGGGGCTGAAGAAATTCTTCACGCATAAAGATATTATTAGTTTGTGTCTAAGTGCAGGAACCATGATAACCACATGACCTAGTTagcaatttttttcctttcaatttttatACCAACCCAACCTACCCTAACCTCGGTAAGGCAAGGCTTTTTTGGTGAGGGTTGGGGGGGTCTTTATGGTtaggtaatttaatttaaaaaaaaaagggttaaagTCGTTGACGTTCTAGATGAGGGACACTTGCACGAGTCatttattgaaaagaataattaatttaatctttTCGTTTGGGTTTAATCTTTTCGTCCTGATCTGCGGACTCTCCCTGGGTGCTGGGCTCACAAGAAAGGGGTCGAATCCTACTCAAAAGTGACTCAGTAGAATCCATGATTTCTTTTGACCAATTGAACATACAATTATCTTGGATATTTAGTCTTATTGTTGTTGCTAATAACTTTACATTAGATTATTCAAAAATGAATCAAAGAATTAAAAATTGAGATAGGATTTTTTGGATCAATCGATTTGGATCTAAATTGGCTGAGATTGATCCTGATTCTTATCAATCCAGACCGATTCTTGTATTAAAACTCGGGTTCTAACaattttgggcaagagattgttgcctAGTCACGTGATCCCTACTCCAATGTGGAGGCCAATGAGAACACATGCAGAGACATTAACatagatgagattttttgtTTCAGGAGCGGTAGGACGTTTATTTTGCGCGTTCTTATGTCTTAGTGCAAGCTTCACACGACAATTTTATACCGCTTGTTGCGATTCCAAACCAATTCTGATCCGATTCGGGTAATGATTCCGATAATTAAAACCTTAGTAATGAACCTGGTTATTGGTTAGCTTCATATGTTTCTAATTTTTCTTGAATAAAGAGAttagaaaggagagagagagaaaaaaaaaagagaaggtaaCACAAGGCAACCTATGAATTGGGTATTGGGTGCCAAATAATATGGCATCTGTGACACATTATGTCTCATATATCCTCAAGAGTAGGACCCATCTTTTAGTAGATCTTATCTCAGTCCCAAGTTTATAGGGTACAAAACCAACAGGATTAGATGATTATTCATCCTATGATCAGGAATTTTAATTGTACTatgttttccaattttttttattgttatctAAACAAAGACCAGAATAAATGATTCTGATGAAATGATTAGACAAATTTCCACATAGAATATGTGTTGTAATACATGGAAAGGTGAGCCTTGATATCTTATAATTTATAATATGGGAACCATTCTGTGTATGGGAGCTACATGTGCACGACAACCAATGAGAACTTATAGTGGCATATTAGGGGTGGAAATTCCATCATTCAtgggggcggggtggtcattttcacccccaAAGTATTGATGTGGCCCTGCGTCTCATACAGGGAATTTCTGCCTCCAATATGTcagtgcgctctcattggctgccacgCACATGTGGCCAGTAGCCCCTGCGCTCCCATATAGAGAATGGTTCCCAgattatatctatatatatatatatatattttttttttggtaaagtttcCCATATTATatttaagaaatgaaaaaaagaaagctgCTTGGTTGTATGCCCCTACGTCCAAACACAAGGTtgacaagaaagagagagaaagagggagtaGAGGACGGAAAGGagggagaatggatcatctgcacataCGTGCAGGCAGGTTGAACATACACCTCTGAATTTGaggggggtgaatgttcacgtCCGTGAGTGTATGTGAACGACTCatagccgttcagatggaaaaTTCCCACAGAatagattccatctgaatggCTGTAAGTTGTTCACATACGTGAACATTCTTTGCACACTCCgaattttaccaaaaagaaaaaaaaaacgtacaCATACACCTTCGAGccaatcacatgtttattttatttctataacTACCcatcctccccttgtaaatgacaaaaataagaTAGGTGGTTGCCTTTCACATGGTGCATGTACGTACGCAGGAATTGAACTCAAGAGGGGGGGGTTGCAGGAGCGTGCAGAGGGAGAGGGTTGCTGGAAGAAGCAAAAAGGGGGCTGCCATTTTTTAGGTGGGTTGCAGGGCCACACGCATGTGCTAGCATTCATTCCTCGTAGTGGCATTGTTTCATCTTTTGCCAACATGGTGTGCGCAGAAGCTGAAATGGGTCCTAAAAGCAACATACATCGATCATGTTAACAAAATTGCATGATATATTTCTATATCTTTGTATACAAGAGAGGACTTAGACTTATAGATCAAGAGAGGTATTGTACATGTATACTACAGGTATATGGAATGTAATACATGGGTAATACATAGTAATACAAACATGGTAATACAGATATACAAGGATATCCTTAACATCCTCCCCTCAAACTCACTGTGGCAGAATTGATTGGTTGATCCCAACTTGAGTTTGAAAACTAGAGTACCGAAACGACCTGGGAGACGTACAAAGTAACAGTAGAGGCTAATAACTCATTGTGAGCAATCtgggaaatttttttatatgtttgGCGTgttcatgaaaaacatcatTGTGAGCAATCTTGATAACACTTCTATTATCACAATGAAGAAAAGTAGCACTAGAATTTGTCACTTACTCACTCCAATGTTTTCAAGTAGCCAACGTAACCAAAGAAGTTCAGAGGTTGTATCTGCAATTGCACGATATTCTGCTTCCGTGTTGGAGTGAGATGTAAAAGTTTGGTTCTTGTTGCGCTAAGAGATGAGGGAATCCCCAAGAAGAAGCAGAAGTCAGTAGTGCATCGTTGATGAGTGGGGTCTCTAGCTCAATCAACATCATAATAGACACATAACTCTAGAGATGAGTCAGCAAAAAAATGTATATCATGAAAGAGTCTGCCTTTGATATACTGTAGAATGGAAAGCACATCAGCACAGTGGACTGAGCAAGGAGTAGACATAAATTGACTGACGCGTAATCTACCGTATAAGCAATATCAGGACGAGTCACTGTGAGATGAACAAGACTTCTCACCAATTAATTAGCGATAAAAAGTTGCATgctgaagaagttttttttgtCCGTAGGATACCCTCGAGTTCAGGGGCACAGGCTCCAAGTTATAGAGAATCTGCAACATAAATACGGCATTCCAACACTATATGCACAATCTTTTTCTGGGGATCTTTGAGGTTTCTAAGGGTTTTAGTGGCATTTTAAAAGGCTCCTAAGGCTTAGAGGTCATCTTACTCTAATGGGATTTTTTCCTGAATTCTTcataattttttgggaattttctAGCAGAAGTCAAATGGTGTTTAATTTCTGGGGCTTGCAGAGGTCTCTAAGGGGGTATCACAGGATTTTGATTTGTGAACAAATAAGGGAGCTAGGGGGCCGGGGGGGCTACCTATTTATAGGATTTTTTTCTAGGCATGAGTTTTTAAGgatttgttttggattttttttttgtatttatttcaattaaaaagtaaaaaatataatTGTACGTGCATGTCACGGTACGTGTGGTCTTGAAAAATTTTCGGTTTCATTTATCTAGCCCTCGatccatttcctccattacatctaataggggaggagtggaccccacccggataatatgttcgggtagggggtagggtggtcatttcttctcccctatgagatgtaatggaggaaatggaggggcagataaatggagacgataaagatccTTGTGTCCCTCACATACACGCACTGCGCGGCCCAAGTGTCGATCACCCACACTTGATCCATTTGTGATTCGGCCGGCTCTACTCATGGTTGACCCgattttgcttttgttttttttttaatatactgATGTCAGCTAAGGTCAACCCATGGGTTGACTCGGGGATCGACCCATGTTCTGACTTCTGACTGGTCTGACccagatttatttatttactattaatttttaaatgttttccTTAAACAAAAATCATAACTTTTAATCTGTAAGTTTGATCCGGGAAGGCCCTGCCTCTTGAGTGTGAGACAGTCTGGCCACTTTCCACTACTTGGTTACATGATCTCTGTGAGCATGAAGCCAATGTTTGAACACACTCTGATAATCAGTAAATCCGTAAGCTTGATTTTCGTAAATCAAGCATCGTTGCGAAGCTCATTCTAAGTACTATCCAATGGCATGAAATTTGGGTACTGATTTGGCAAAAAATGATATCCAAATTAAGCCATTTTTGCACAATCTTCAAATATACAATATTTATGACTAAATACACTTAATTCAtgtattttagatttttagaTATCCCAAACGTAGTTTCTATCCTAAGAATAAATTGTATAAAAATCCTTTGCAGTATCGTTGGGTGTGCGGTACACATCCTATGGCATAGcaaaggccatgtgtgccatatATACCATGTGACCTCTGCTGTGTCACAGGATGTGCACCGCACACCCGGCAGTACTACAAAggattacccttttttttttttatgagttgtccattaaaagaaaattgcatagaactgaaactgaaaattaTCCTTAAATTCTCTTCTACCTGGCCAATTGTATCAAGATGTACCAATTGAAACAGATAATATTGGTGACTTGTTTTGGTTCAAATCTAGTTGGGGATTGGTTAAGCCCTAACATTGAATTGAGGGCATGCAGGGGATTGAATCAGACGTGCCAACAATTGCCATACTGTATCAacagagcttttttttttttatgtcattaTGATATCATTGAATGCATCCAGCTCTATAAACTTATTGGGAACTGTTGAAAATAGACATCCTTTATATTTTACATGTGGTGCATGTATGAGATTAATTAGATATTGAATGTTCAAATCAACATTCCATGTAATTGAAATGTGTGTATGTGTAGTCACTCAGGTTTAAGAAATTATCACATTTTCGAGTTAGTTCGAGTTTTTATTAAATTCGCGTTTTTATTGAAGTCATTTAAAATTTACTGAAACTAGTTTTTTTGTTGGGttatatattattcataaacCATAAGTTTGGTTTACAGTTAAATAAACTctagaatttttgttttttttatttttgtcttcaATATTagccctttttttcttcttacatGTGAAACAACCATATCCTCAATCTCTATTCACTCTGAGATCATTGGCtaggcctctagagcctgcacaAGTGTGTTGGCCAATGGGAGCCCATTTGCAAGCATCACCCTAAtcaggatttccacctttccatggggcagAGCAGAACTTTTGCGTgcttctgtgtctaggcgcaagagCCATGTGAGCCATGTGACCAAGTAACattcttttcccttaaaaaataagaaaataatttgACTCACCCTCTTCACTGGGTTTTGAAAAGCACGAgttgagggggaaaaaaaactagttttccaactatctAAAAACACATAAAGGGCAATTTCAAGGATTACCTAAATTTTTTATAGGAAAAGGTTGGACACACTGTCAATATTGTGTAAGCTAGCGTCTtatttgtctatctctctccctcctttgaaatgacccccttGCCTCTCCAGTATGATATACTCCGTCCCATGCTCCCATTAGTGCATGCATTAGTTTCTAATTAGCATCATTTAGGTAACACGTGCATCATTCTTCGGTTCTTCCAAGCCCTAATGACATATAAAGAACTACTTAAAGAGGATTTACTCCAATAAACTCAACATCCAATGTAATATTTTAGGGTGTTTTCTTCGCAAGAATGCGCATCTGTGCACTTCCGTTTTCCCTTCACGTCTAAGAGGGGTGAAATAGGCGACAGATAGCTCGCTTCCAAGCCAATAGGATAGGCGGCGGGCCGGGCATAGAAGTGAGTCGCCAGAAGCTTTCGGTAGCTTAGCTTGCTTCCAAGTCGACCTGGTCGTGAGGGTGCCACAAGGTACTGTAGGTGCTGACTTGGATCTTGGGTGATAGAAGGGAAAAGTGTTAGGAAAAAATAATCCTTTAACACCTGTGTTCAAGTTAACGAAGATTCACAACGATAAACAAATATGTAAAAAAGTAATAATATATTGAAACAAATCAATCCAATTGCAAAAACACAACTTTTAACATGGAAAACCCTGCTcccaagaagaaagaggagaaaccACGGGATCTTGTTCAGGTAAAAGCTTCCACTAAGATAAATAATGGGGTTACAAGACCCTCTAGTCAATATTAGAAACTAAAAAATATCaagagaaatttttatttttggattacAGAGCAATTCACCAAACAAAGGTGGATTCACAAGATCAGAGATTCACAGCACTCTCATCTCAAAACCCGTTGTAACAAAATAGGTAAAAGCCTCAGtaccttcccttcttctcttgacAGAGAGAGCACCTTCTTGTCGCAACCCAAAACGAGTGAGAACCTTCTCCTTGCAACCCAAAACGAGAGAGAAcgttctcttctttctttcctctcctctatTACCCTCACGAAAAAGCCAGAGCCGAAAGAGATCTCACAATCACAAGAACTTCATCGCACAGATTTCGAACCATAATTGGAAACGGATTAAACTTTCCATCCCCTTGTTTTTTTACAGTAGTGACATGTAATCTCCTTCCttgatttgtttttatttctccctcgattttaaatttttttggtgaCAACCGCTTCTTGTTGAGGCAAGCCCAATGATATTCTTCTTGTCTTTTCATTCAACAGACTTCATGTTACTTAACTCAGTGAGAACACCCCATTTGGTGCAGAATTGCTAATAGACAAAACTAGTGTCTCTCAACTATCAAGTAATGAACTAAGAAGTAACGGGGCTTGTAATTCATCGTTAAGCATTATCTTCATGATGGAGAGCTAATTCACAATACTTTGCGCCTTGTTCAAATGAGCTTCCTTCTTTGGACTTCTTGTTCACAAGTTTTCTAATCAAGAAGGATTTGTTACCAATAGTCTTCCTTTCATACATTCTTTCTAATTTCTGCCATAGTAAATGCGCCGACGTCTCTATGAACACGTGATGAAAAACGGTGTCATCCAAAAATTGACGGATAGATTCAACGATTTTCCGATCAATAGTCTTTCATTTTGCATTAGTCATCTTTTCGAGTTTCGTCGTATCACCCTCTACGGTGAGTATAGATCCTTGCAATATAGCAAGTCTTCCATACTTCTTCGTTTGAAAATgatcatgccacctcaaatgacttgcTCGTAGCTTATcgtgtatcggagctactcccaaatctaTCTCTTGAATACAAGCtatgttaatccttcttctcgTCATAATATCTATCAATTCTAAACTCTTGGATACTCATACATTCAAATTGCTACATCACCTTCCCACATGGCAAAACTTGAGATTGGTCTAGATAAATCCTCAACACTAGTTGGTTAAAAACAACAGCTTTTTCCTCAATAGTGTTTTATTCATTTAGATAACATGAAAGCATATTATAACAATTGAAATTTATGGAAACTGATCCATGATAATGAGGAACTTAGCTTTACACCCTATGGGAGTTGGAATGTAAGCACATCATCATCCAATTTTAGAAAACATGGACTCTAGACCTAGAGGAAGGGTTGAAGATATGGAAGTATGAACACCCTTTAACACCTGAATTTTCCGCTTTGTTGATTGTGCTAGATATGGCAAGAGATAAAGGAATTCAGTGTCTCCACATTgaatgtgaaactaatgcactTGTTTTATGCTAGAGGAAGCATTCCAtcacatggattttttttacgGAGGTGATCTAACTTTAATAATTATCTTTTTACAATTTCATTGCAAATATCTCATTGCTACAGGGAAGCAAATTCAATGGCCAACTTATTAGGTAGCAAAGAAAAGAACCCAACTATTTCCTTGGACTGTATGTCCTAATTTTATACATCGTGATATATTTTGGGACTTAAAGGATAGGCCCAGATACAGATGTGAATCTTGATGCTCTTCTAGTTTTTTTATATGCTTTCTTACTTTGTAGTTTCAACTGATACCAATGCCAAAGGCTGTTCTGCAAGGCAAGTAGCTTACTTTATGTTTGTTTGGCCCTAATTGTTTGTTGGGCGTTaaatcatttttatttaatcttGTACATCTTTAATCGCCTTATTAACGAATCTAACTCTTCTCAGGTTCCctacccggtcaggttcgtaggttcctctcatagggggccgaaaatgatgacctcaccccctgcccgaacacactgcccgagtggggtgagatcgtcatttccgccctccctatgagaggaacctacgaacctgaccggacaggaaacctgagaggagaaaaattccttaTTAACATCTAATAACTCAACACGTCACTTCTAActtgtgagaaaaaaaaaaaacctaacaaaAATAAGTCTGACAATGTTCCCCCTCCCAATAGTTTAAACATTTTTCACTAACACTTACAATCATGATTCCAAATTGATAATCTTGATTGCCCCCTTTTGGGTTGGTATAGGTTTCTCTACTTACAAGCATGATTTTACCTCAAACCTTTTCCTTTTACGTTtttattcaaacaaaaaaaccctaaaattttccGCCCTTTTGGGTTGGTATATGTAGTAAAGAGGCCCACGTTCCATAATTAATTTAGTCTCCAAGTTGGTGGTCGTTATGATATATATATCCATAAAAgaaaattccctttttttttttttgtttcctctctccTTGTTATTTTCACTTTATAACCTATTGGTTGGAGTTGGAAGTTGAATGGCATTAACCACTACTCTACCGACACTAACATTAAAGCTTAGTCATGTCTCACTCATTCAGGATAGATGGATTAGGGTACCcaaaaagatgaaataaaaatcaaatcaattcaaTTCCATCCATCCAATTGGAATCTTTCTCAGTATCtctcagaaaaaaaaacaactctgTTGCCTATATAAATGTGTACCCAGGTCAAGCAATTTGCACACCCACCCACatacccttttctctctctctctctctctctcacattcaTCACATTCATGGAGCTCTCTATGACTGTTTTGACAGTCCTAGCTCTTCTCTGCCCACTATTCCTTCTTTGGAAACTCTTTAACCAATTGAGAGACCAAAGCTGCTATGTATTAGCCTATGAGTGTCACAAACCAACTGAAGATAGAAAGCTAGACACAGCTCAATGTGGTGAAATCATCAAACGTAACAGAAACCTGAACCTTGAAGACTACAGGTTTCTCTTAAGAATGTATGTTCGTGCTGGTATTGGTGAAGAAACTTATGGTCCAAGAAACATCATTGCTGGTCGAGAAGAATCACCTTCACTCAAAGATGCTATTTCAGAGATGGATGAATTCTTCTTCGAAACCCTAGATAAGCTTTTCACCAAAACTGGTGTTACACCTTCAGAAATCTCTATTCTTGTTCTTAATGTTTCTATGTTAGCTCCTGAACCATCTTTAGCTTCAAGGATAATCAACCATTACAAGATGAGAGAAGATATTAAAGTCTTTAACATCTCTGGTATGGGTTGTAGTGCTAGTATTGTTTCTTTGAGTGCAGTAAAGAATATCTTCACCACTCATAAGAATTCATTAGCTATTATGGTTACTGCTGAATCAATGGCACCAAATTGGTATACAGGGAAAGATAGATCTATGATTCTTACTAATTGTTTATTTAGATCTGGTGGGTGTTCTATCTTGTTAACTAATAAACCAAGTTTAAGATCTAAAGCTTTGTTTAAAGTTAAAGATTTAGTTACTACTAATCTTGGTGCCATTGATGAAGCTTACAATTGTGCAATGCAAACTGAAGATGAACATGGAAGGAAAGGTTTTAATCTCAACAAGTCATTACCAAGTGTTGCTGCTAAAGCTATGCTTGAGAATCTTAAAGTGATGGCACCTAAAGTACTTCCTTTAAGGGA containing:
- the LOC122645455 gene encoding 3-ketoacyl-CoA synthase 12-like codes for the protein MELSMTVLTVLALLCPLFLLWKLFNQLRDQSCYVLAYECHKPTEDRKLDTAQCGEIIKRNRNLNLEDYRFLLRMYVRAGIGEETYGPRNIIAGREESPSLKDAISEMDEFFFETLDKLFTKTGVTPSEISILVLNVSMLAPEPSLASRIINHYKMREDIKVFNISGMGCSASIVSLSAVKNIFTTHKNSLAIMVTAESMAPNWYTGKDRSMILTNCLFRSGGCSILLTNKPSLRSKALFKVKDLVTTNLGAIDEAYNCAMQTEDEHGRKGFNLNKSLPSVAAKAMLENLKVMAPKVLPLREQVRYMVTRYLRKWKRSAGESKRGVNFKTGVDHFCLHAGGRAVIDGVGKSLRLSEFDLEPTRMALYRFGNTSASSLWYVLSYMEAKKRLKKGDRVMMISFGAGFMCNSCLLEVVRDLEDENVWKDCLARYPPKTLVNPFMEKFGWINDENLDENVVDIYKML